From Camarhynchus parvulus unplaced genomic scaffold, STF_HiC, whole genome shotgun sequence, a single genomic window includes:
- the SIRT2 gene encoding LOW QUALITY PROTEIN: NAD-dependent protein deacetylase sirtuin-2 (The sequence of the model RefSeq protein was modified relative to this genomic sequence to represent the inferred CDS: deleted 1 base in 1 codon): MADRDDAGGAGAGSGPGGAAPSPPAPTGDPPSVPVAPGARREEAEQDAESPVSEPEPGASADADMELLRALLSRTLGLGGDRAEPVLDELSLAGVGRFIQSDRCKNIVCMVGAGISTCAGSPDFRSPGTGLYSNLQSYNLPYPEAIFEIGFFKKHPEPFFALARELYPGQFKPTVCHYFMRLLQDKGLLLRCYTQNIDTLERVAGLDPELLVEAHGTFFTSHCLRASCRQRYSLAWMRERIFSSLVPKCEKCQGLVKPDIVFFGENLPSRFFALLESDFGKVDLLLIMGTSLQVQPFASLISRVPTNTPRLLINKEKTGQSDPLMSLMGFGGMDFDSDKAYRDVAWLGDCDSGCLALAELLGWKEELEELVRREHAAIDAKGGDRDGGTPRKPREDEDKDRGSPQKSLGDEGKAQSEHKKSLGGKTKAEKDPKKPRGGDKDKAENDPEKSQGGSEDPPHSTGGTTQN; encoded by the exons ATGGCGGACCGGGACGATGCCGGGGgcgccggggccgggagcggccccgggggTGCGGCTCCCTCTCCTCCCGCCCCCACCGGGGACCCCCCCAGCGTCCCCGTGGCTCCCGGTGCCCGCCGGGAGGAGGCGGAGCAGGACGCCGAGTCTCCG GTCTCGGAGCCCGAGCCCGGCGCTTCGGCCGACGCTGACA TGGAGTTGCTGCGGGCGCTGCTGTCCCGGACGCTGGGGCTCGGCGGGGACCGAGCGGAGCCGGTGCTGGACGAGCTGAGCCTGGCGGGCGTCGGCCGCTTCATCCAGAGTGACCGGT gtaAGAACATCGTGTGCATGGTGGGCGCTGGCATCTCCACCTGTG CGGGATCCCCCGATTTCCGCTCCCCCGGCACCGGGCTCTACTCCAACCTGCAGAGCTACAACCTCCCCTACCCCGAGGCCATCTTCGAGATTGGGTTCTTCAAG aaACACCCAGAGCCCTTTTTCGCCCTCGCTCGCGAGCTCTACCCGGGGCAATTCAAG cCCACGGTGTGCCACTACTTCATGCGGCTGCTGCAGGACAAGGGGCTCTTGCTGCGCTGCTACACCCAG AACATCGACACCCTGGAGAGGGTGGCGGGGCTGGACCcggagctgctggtggaggcTCACGGCACCTTCTTCACCTCGCAT TGCCTGCGGGCCTCGTGCCGCCAGCGCTACAGCCTGGCCTGGATGAGGG agcGGATTTTCTCCTCCCTTGTCCCTAAATGTGAGAagtgccaggggctggtgaaacctg acattgtgttttttggggagaaCCTCCCCTCGCGCTTCTTCGCCCTCCTGGAGTCG GACTTTGGGAAGGTGGACCTGTTGCTCATCATGGGCACCTCGCTGCAGGTGCAGCCCTTTGCCTCCCTCATCAGCAG GGTCCCCACCAACACCCCCAGACTTCTCATCAACAAGGAGAAGACGGGGCAG AGCGACCCCCTGATGTCCCTGATGGGCTTTGGTGGCATGGACTTTGACTCAGACAAGGCCTACAG GGACGTGGCCTGGCTGGGGGACTGCGACAGCGGgtgcctggctctggctgagCTCTTGGGCTGGAAG gaggagctggaggagctggtgcGGAGGGAACACGCGGCCATCGACGCCAaggggggggacagggatggggggacCCCCCGGAAGCCCCGGGAGGACGAGGACAAGGACAGGGGGAGCCCCCAAAAGAGCCTGGGGGACGAGGGAAAAGCTCAGAGTGAGCACAAGAAGAGCCTGGGGGGCAAGACCAAGGCTGaaaaggaccccaaaaaaccccgggGGGGGGACAAGGACAAGGCTGAAAATGACCCAGAAAAGTCACAG GGGGGCAGTGAGGACCCTCCCCATAGCACGGGGGGGACAACCCAAAATTAA
- the NFKBIB gene encoding LOW QUALITY PROTEIN: NF-kappa-B inhibitor beta (The sequence of the model RefSeq protein was modified relative to this genomic sequence to represent the inferred CDS: inserted 2 bases in 2 codons) has protein sequence MAAAAPAAPGEAKRPEGDEWCDSGLGSLGEGPLGPPLPASPAAESPEPLADSAAWLRHVLSFVTDEGDTALHLAVIHEHLEFLESILRHTERSPYLDLQNDLGQTALHMAVVLGLAGALGARRRGRAGAGGHTXLHLACREGHPACASALLGTPTDPGPPATPGRRRRSAARAGQQRGMVWVLGGPRCSGRALDPPDVPPQVTPPARGVLRRDPELVQLLLRAGADPDRRWPSCGRSPCTWPWAQSPEVAECLLRGRRRTPHLLGVHPLYSARRRPDPRLPPLLRXGAATPSSDSSDSGDSGGDSEGGEDSEVSAGPLPPRQSGGSRHGPQSLPTPKPSRDPQTPPKSLSPTRTKYGDIVINSRRCPA, from the exons atggcggccgcggccccggcggcccCCGGCGAGGCCAAGCGCCCCGAGGGCGACGAGTGGTGCGACAGCGGGCTGGGCTCGCTGGGCGAGGGGCCGCTggggccgccgctgcccgccAGCCCCGCGGCGGAGTCCCCCGAGCCCCTCGCTGACTCCGCGGCCTGGCTGCGGCACGTCCTGAGCTTCGTCACCGACGAGGGCGACAC ggccctgcacctGGCCGTGATCCACGAGCATCTGGAGTTCCTGGAGTCCATCCTGCGGCACACGGAGCGCTCGCCCTACCTGGACCTGCAGAACGACCTGGGCCAG acCGCCCTGCACATGGCcgtggtgctggggctggcggGGGCGTTGGGGGCGCGCCGCCGTGGCCGTGCGGGAGCGGGGGGTCACA CCCTGCACCTGGCCTGTCGCGAGGGCCACCCCGCCTGCGCCAGCGCCCTGCTGGGGACGCCCACCGACCCCGGACCCCCCGCGACCCCcggaaggaggaggaggagcgcGGCGCGCGCTGGACAGC AGAggggaatggtttgggttttggggggtcccaggtgcTCGGGCAGGGCTTTGGacccccccgatgtccccccaCAGGTTACACCCCCTGCACGTGGCGTGCTGCGCCGGGACCCGGAGctggtgcagctcctgctccgcGCTGGCGCCGACCCCGACCGGCGGTGG CCGAGCTGCGGCCGCAGCCCCTGCACTTGGCCGTGGGCGCAGAGCCCCGAGGTGGCCGAGTGTCTGctgcgggggcggcggcggacCCCGCACCTTCTCGGGGTTCACCCCCTGTacagcgcccgccgccgccccgacCCCCGCCTGCCGCCCCTCCTGC TCGGGGCCGCGACCCCCAGCAGCGACAGCAGCGACAGCGGCGACAGCGGCGGCGACAGCGAAGGGGGCGAGGACAGCGAGGTCAGtgcggggccgctcccgccccggcAGAGCGGGGGCTCCCGCCACGGTCCCCAGAGCCTCCcgacccccaaaccctcccgaGACCCCCAGACTCCCCCCAAATCTCTGTCCCCCACCAGGACGAAGTACGGCGACATCGTCATCAAcagccggcgctgcccggcctGA
- the SARS2 gene encoding LOW QUALITY PROTEIN: serine--tRNA ligase, mitochondrial (The sequence of the model RefSeq protein was modified relative to this genomic sequence to represent the inferred CDS: inserted 1 base in 1 codon) has product MGGHWGHQTEAGGVAKSARGAGGVRGSRSGPALAPPQPRPRLLPRMTSARRCPRWRLAGRCCGRQGRRRAGGAGPRGAAPGPGPAPGASPGTAPGPGPAPGASPGAGACPGSAAGRSRLYEHAREGLSARPQLDVTALSERDVEXRRGPLGGAALREIVRTWSRLGKVRDDIARLEAEKGRVAQGVREIMASQDKAAAKTHPELASLRERGRSLRGQLRVLEAEESELEQRFYLGALQLPNRTHPAVPVGDQSQAQLLEVVGEKPVFSFKPKGHLELGEGLDIIRQRRLSHVSGHRSYYLCGAGALLQHALVTFTLQKLLSKGFLPMMVPDLLRGAVFEGCGLQPSAAPSQVYSIDPARFEDLCLAGSSEVGIAGYFMDHAVQLQDLPVRVVCSSTCYRAETDTGREPWGLYRVHQFTKVEMFGVTAAERGTESEELLDEFLGLQKEIFSELGLHYRVLDMPTEELGLPAYRKFDIEAWMPGRGKFGEISSASNCTDYQSRRLNIMYSGEGGRLSHAHTVNGTACAVPRMLIALLECNQLPDGRVRVPPVLQPLVGREVLARPPAPLLSYIGPNQPGGGPPKMGRGL; this is encoded by the exons ATggggggtcactggggtcaCCAAACCGAGGCCGGGGGCGTGGCCAAATCCGCCCGGGGGGCGGGGGGTGTGCGCGGCTCGCGCTCCGGCCCCGCCCtggctcctccccagccccgcccccggcTCCTCCCCCGCATGACCTCCGCACGCCGGTGCCCAAGATGGCGGCTCGCCGGGCGCTGCTGCGGGCGGCAGGGcaggcggcgggcgggcggcgcggggccgcggggggcAGCTCCCGGcccgggccccgctcccgggGCCTCTCCCGGTACCGCTCCCGGTccgggccccgctcccgggGCCTCTCCCGGTGCCGGAGCCTGTCCCGGGTCCGCGGCCGGGAGGAGCCGGCTGTACGAGCACGCGCGCGAGGGGCTGAGCGCGCGGCCGCAGCTGGACGTGACCGCGCTCAGCGAGCGGGACGTGG CGCGCCGCGGGCCGCTGGGGGGCGCCGCGCTCCGCGAGATC GTGCGGACGTGGTCGCGGCTGGGGAAGGTGCGCGATGACATCGCCCGGCTGGAGGCGGAGAAGGGGCGCGTGGCCCAGGGGGTCCGCGAGATCATG GCCTCCCAGGACAAGGCAGCGGCCAAGACG CACCCGGAGCTGGCGTCgctgcgggagcggggccggagccTCCGGGGGCAGCTCCGGGTGCTCGAGGCCGAGGAATCcgagctggagcagagattctACCTGggggccctgcagctgcccaacAGGACCCACCCCGCTgtg CCCGTTGGGGACCAGAGCCAGGCCCAGCTGCTCGAGGTGGTTGGCGAGAAACCAG tGTTCAGTTTCAAGCCGAAGGGacacctggagctgggggaggggctggacaTCATCCGGCAGAGg CGCCTGTCCCACGTGTCGGGCCATCGCTCCTATTACCTGTGTGGGGCCggggccctgctccagcacgcCCTCGTCACCTTCACCCTGCAGAAACTGCTCAGCAAG GGTTTCCTGCCCATGATGGTGCCGGACCTGCTGCGAGGAGCCGTTTTT gAGGGCTGCGGGCTCCAGCCCAGCGCCGCCCCCTCCCAGGTTTACAGCATCGACCCCGCGCGCTTCGAGGACCTGTGCCTGGCCGGCAGCTCGGAGGTGGGGATTGCAG GGTATTTCATGGACCAcgctgtgcagctgcaggacctGCCTGTCAG GGTCgtgtgctccagcacctgctACCGCGCCGAGACCGACACGGGCCGCGAGCCCTGGGGGCTCTACCGCGTGCACCAGTTCACCAag GTGGAGATGTTCGGGGTGACGGCGGCTGAGCGCGGCACCGAGAGCGAGGAGCTGCTGGACGagttcctggggctgcagaaggAGATTTTCTCAGAGCTGGGGCTCCATTACCg CGTCCTGGACATGCCCACGGAGGAGTTGGGGCTCCCTGCCTACCGCAAGTTCGACATCGAGGCCTGGATGCCTGGACGGGGCAAATTTGGGGAG ATTTCCAGCGCCTCCAACTGCACGGATTACCAGAGCCGGCGGCTGAACATCATGTACAGCGGGGAGGGGGGCCGGCTGAGCCACGCCCACACG GTGAACGGCACCGCCTGCGCCGTGCCCCGGATGCTGATCGCGCTCCTCGAGTGCAACCAGCTCCCA GACGGCCGTGTCCGGGTGCCCCCCGTGCTGCAGCCGCTGGTGGGGCGGGAGGTGCTGGCCCGGCCCCCCGCCCCCCTCCTCAGCTACATCGGCCCCAACCAGCCCGGGGGGGgcccccccaaaatggggagggggctctga
- the MRPS12 gene encoding 28S ribosomal protein S12, mitochondrial isoform X1 produces the protein MSLRAVLRAAASLPRCMPSLLMPPPPPCAPRCPMATLNQMHRQGRPAPPPRQPGATLGRPQLKAVVLKNLIRKPKKPNSANRRCVRVRLSSGREAVAFVPGEGHNLQEHHVVLVQGGRTQDLPGVKLTVVRGKHDCAHVQAKK, from the exons ATGTCGCTGCGCGCCGTGCTCCGGGCTGCCGCCTCGCTGCCGCGCTGCA TGCCGTCCCTGCTCATGCCACCgcctcctccctgtgccccgcGCTGCCCCATGGCCACCCTGAATCAGATGCACCGGCAGGGCCGCCCCGCACCGCCTCCCCGCCAGCCGGGCGCCACGCTGGGCCGGCCGCAGCTCAAGGCCGTGGTGCTCAAGAACCTGATCCGCAAGCCCAAGAAGCCCAACTCGGCCAACCGGCGCTGCGTGCGCGTGCGGCTGAGCTCGGGCCGCGAGGCCGTGGCCTTCGTGCCTGGCGAGGGCCACAACCTGCAGGAGCACCACGTGGTGCTGGTGCAGGGCGGGCGCACGCAGGACCTGCCTGGCGTCAAGCTGACCGTGGTGCGCGGCAAGCACGACTGCGCGCACGTGCAGGCCAAGAAATGA
- the MRPS12 gene encoding 28S ribosomal protein S12, mitochondrial isoform X2 → MPPPPPCAPRCPMATLNQMHRQGRPAPPPRQPGATLGRPQLKAVVLKNLIRKPKKPNSANRRCVRVRLSSGREAVAFVPGEGHNLQEHHVVLVQGGRTQDLPGVKLTVVRGKHDCAHVQAKK, encoded by the coding sequence ATGCCACCgcctcctccctgtgccccgcGCTGCCCCATGGCCACCCTGAATCAGATGCACCGGCAGGGCCGCCCCGCACCGCCTCCCCGCCAGCCGGGCGCCACGCTGGGCCGGCCGCAGCTCAAGGCCGTGGTGCTCAAGAACCTGATCCGCAAGCCCAAGAAGCCCAACTCGGCCAACCGGCGCTGCGTGCGCGTGCGGCTGAGCTCGGGCCGCGAGGCCGTGGCCTTCGTGCCTGGCGAGGGCCACAACCTGCAGGAGCACCACGTGGTGCTGGTGCAGGGCGGGCGCACGCAGGACCTGCCTGGCGTCAAGCTGACCGTGGTGCGCGGCAAGCACGACTGCGCGCACGTGCAGGCCAAGAAATGA
- the PAK4 gene encoding LOW QUALITY PROTEIN: serine/threonine-protein kinase PAK 4 (The sequence of the model RefSeq protein was modified relative to this genomic sequence to represent the inferred CDS: inserted 2 bases in 2 codons; deleted 1 base in 1 codon) — translation MFSKKKKRVEISXPSRATTGVARGYDASEQRFTGLPRQWQGLLEDARPPAPALDPACITAIRGAHKPIVAASKGAPGWDPGGRDRTLAWLLDELAAVSVSRSNSLRRDXPPAPPRRTAWPRRPQPRQDPRLAPTPPRGRPKSSSAGEGPPRPPAREQRPLSGPDLRPPDGPGPMPADGLRRCPPTGRSPSQEPAPGPPAPAAPAPPCPSVSHEQFRAALQMVVDPGDPRSYLDNFIKIGEGSTGVVCIATVRGSGQLVAVKKMDLRKQQRRELLFNEVVIMRDHQHENVVQMYNSYLVGDELWVVMEFLEGGALTDIVTHTRMSEEQIAAVCRSVLRALAVLHAQGVIHRDIKSDSILLTHDGRVKLSDFGFCAQVNKDVPRRKSLVGTPYWMAPELISRLPYGPEVDIWSLGVMVIEMVDGEPPYFNEPPLKAMKLIRDNLPPRLKNGHKVSPSLKGFLERMLVRDPAQRASAPELLRHPFLGVAGPPACIVPLMRQHRLR, via the exons ATGTTCTCCAAGAAGAAGAAGCGGGTGGAGATCT GCCCGTCCCGCGCAACCACCGGCGTGGCACGGGGCTACGACGCCTCGGAGCAGCGCTTCACGGGGCTGCCCCGCCagtggcaggggctgctggaagaCGCCCGGCCCCCAGCCCCCGCGTTGGACCCCGCCTGCATCACCGCCATCCGCGGGGCCCACAAG CCCATCGTGGCGGCTTCCAAAGGGGCCCCAGGATGGGACCCCGGGGGCCGTGACCGGACCCTGGCGTGGCTCCTGGATGAGCTGGCGGCCGTGTCCGTGTCCCGCTCCAACTCCCTGCGCCGGG agccccctgcccctccccggAGAACGGCCTGGCCCcggcgcccccagccccggcaggACCCCAGGCTCGCCCCCAccccgccccggggccggcccAAATCCAGCTCGGCCGGGGAGGGGCCCCCGCGGCCCCCC GCCCGCGAGCAGCGCCCGCTCTCGGGGCCCGACCTGCGGCCCCCCGACGGCCCCGG GCCGATGCCCGCGGACGGCCTCAGGAGGTGCCCCCCAACGGGCCGCTCCCCATCTCAGGAG cccgcgcccggcccccCGGCgcccgcggcccccgccccgccgtgCCCCAGCGTGTCCCACGAGCAGTTCAGAGCGGCGCTGCAGATGGTGGTGGACCCCGGGGACCCCCGTTCCTACCTGGACAACTTCATCAAGATCGGCGAGGGCTCCACGGGCGTGGTGTGCATCGCCACCGTGCGCGGCTCCGGGCAGCTCGTGGCCGTCAAGAAGATGGACCTGCGCAAGCAGCAGCGGCGTGAGCTGCTCTTCAACGAG gtggtGATCATGCGGGACCACCAGCACGAGAACGTGGTGCAGATGTACAACAGTTACCTGGTGGGCGACGAGCTCTGGGTGGTGATGGAGTTCCTGGAGGGCGGCGCCCTGACTGACATCGTCACCCACACCAG GATGTCGGAGGAGCAGATCGCCGCCGTGTGCCGCTCGGTGCTGCGCGCGCTCGCCGTGCTCCACGCCCAGGGCGTCATCCACCGCGACATCAAGAGCGACTCCATCCTCCTCACGCACGACGGACGG GTGAAACTCTCGGATTTTGGGTTCTGCGCCCAAGTGAACAAGGACGTGCCGCGGCGCAAGTCCCTGGTGGGGACCCCCTACTGGATGGCCCCCGAGCTCATCTCCCGCCTGCCCTACGGCCCAGAG GTGGACATCTGGTCCCTGGGGGTGATGGTCATCGAGATGGTGGACGGGGAGCCCCCTTATTTCAACGAGCCCCCCCTCAAAGCCATGAAGCTGATCCGGGACAACCTCCCCCCCCGGCTCAAGAACGGCCACAAG gtgtccccgtCGCTGAAGGGGTTCCTGGAGCGGATGCTGGTGCGGGACCCGGCGCAGCGCGCCAGCGCCCCGGAGCTGCTGCGCCACCCCTTCCTGGGCGTGGCCGGGCCCCCCGCCTGCATCGTGCCCCTCATGCGGCAGCACCGGCTGCGCTGA
- the SYCN gene encoding syncollin produces the protein MVTVAGSSTGPRRRHEYLTAMLALLVALVLALLGSRGALAQCPSPSELRPSNGTRLCALLYADNSPYYEQCCAGDALEVLPGADLPYLPLGWAGRASSLVVGTRCELTVWSRPAKEGKSRHFGAGAVPRLQEVRKGLFGDWNNAIRALYCTCK, from the exons ATGGTGACCGTCGCGGGGAGCTCAACGGGGCCACGACGGCGCCATGAATAT CTGACAGCGATGCTGGCGCTGCTCGTGGCGctggtgctggccctgctgggctcccgGGGGGCGCTCGCGCAGTGCCCCTCGCCCTCCGAGCTGCGCCCCTCGAACGGGACCCGGCTCTGCGCGCTGCTCTACGCCGACAACAGCCCCTACTACGAGCAGTGCTGCGCCGGGGACGCGCTCGAGGTGCTCCCGGGCGCCGACCTGCCCTACCTGCCCCTCGGCTGGGCCGGCCGCGCCTCCTCGCTCGTGGTGGGCACCAGGTGCGAGCTCACCGTGTGGTCCCGACCAGCCAAGGAGGGGAAATCGCGGCACTTCGGGGCGGGAGCGGTGCCGCggctgcaggaggtgaggaAGGGGCTCTTCGGGGACTGGAACAACGCCATCCGAGCGCTGTACTGCACCTGCAAGTGa
- the LRFN1 gene encoding LOW QUALITY PROTEIN: leucine-rich repeat and fibronectin type III domain-containing protein 1 (The sequence of the model RefSeq protein was modified relative to this genomic sequence to represent the inferred CDS: inserted 7 bases in 6 codons; deleted 7 bases in 5 codons; substituted 1 base at 1 genomic stop codon), translating to GVSPPGVAARAAPRCLCLRPRPARTLLCARAGLLAVPPSLDRAAVELRLADNFAGAVGRADFANMSSLVHLTLSRTGSRPRPGAFADLRGAAGAAPGRNRLPALSXPQLRGLASLRHLILANNQLAAIXTPPLRAAAATVEDLDLSHNNLPALPWDAVAAMGSLATLTLDHNLLERVPAGAVARLPRLARLDLTANRLRALPPVPGRPGPSLAAGEPLHCNCELLWLRGVAQPGRLETCATPAPLAGRRCWAPCPRRSXRAGALGHGRGAHPPAVTEGQPLRLGCAAVGDPPPXLHWLGPTGAWCRNGSRRSXGADGSLELSVATLRDHGGFTCVAANARAQAAAXVEVVVVPLPVPRDGRGTGTGTAAPRRGPGPSDIAQAGGNDTWGPRGAXQRVVAAEVTASSARIRWLPRAPRAGVRMVQIQYNSSADDSLVYRLLPPSSRTFVLRDLIPGRQYELCVSALRVLGDPPAAPRPLGCVSFATAAAPPGCSAPPRPHFLGGTVIIVIGAAIAASVLVFILILTARWKAAARRGAAPPPTLTSVCSQTNGGPRPAETPELPALPPLPPAAGGGPGGARALFPSHSYPRRARPRRHGSLPRLDGPEGSPLGPPLRPSFGSTHWMLESTV from the exons GGTGTGTCGCCGCCCGGCGTCGCCGCCCGCGCTGCCCCGCGGTGCCTGTGCCTGCGGCCGCGCCCAGCCCGCACGCTGCTGTGCGCCCGC GCGGGGCTGCTGGCGGTGCCGCCCAGCCTGGACCGCGCCGCC GTGGAGCTGCGCCTGGCCGACAACTTCGCCGGCGCCGTGGGCCGCGCCGACTTCGCCAACATGAGCAGCCTGGTGCACCTGACGCTGTCGCGAACGGGCTCCCGCCCTCGCCCCGGCGCCTTCGCCGACCTGCGAGGCGCTGCGGGCGCTGCACCTGGACGGAACCGGCTGCCGGCGCTGA GGCCGCAGCTGCGCGGGCTGGCCAGCCTGCGCCACCTCATCCTGGCCAACAACCAGCTGGCCGCCA GCACGCCGCCGctgcgcgccgccgccgccaccgtGGAGGACCTGGACCTGTCGCACAACAACCTGCCCGCGCTGCCCTGGGACGCCGTGGCCGCCATGGGCAGCCTGGCCACGCTGACGCTGGACCACAACCTGCTGGAGCGGGTGCCGGCCGGAGCCGTGGCGAGGCTGCCGCGCCTGGCCCGGCTGGACCTCACCGCGAACCGGCTGCGGGCGCTGCCGCCGGTGCCGGGCCGCCCGGGGCCGTCGCTGGCGGCGGGGGAACCCCTGCACTGCAACTGCGAGCTGCTGTGGCTGCGC GGCGTGGCCCAGCCGGGCCGCCTGGAGACCTGCGCCACGCCGGCGCCGCTGGCCGGGCGGCGCTGCTGGGCGCCGTGCCCGAGGAGGAGCTGACGTGCGGGCGCCCTCGGTCACGGCCGCGGCGCGCACCCGCCAGCGGTCACCGAGGGGCAGCCGCTGCGCCTAGGCTGCGCCGCCGTCGGGGACCCGCCGC CGCTGCACTGGCTGGGCCCGACGGGCGCGTGGTGCAGAAACGGCTCCCGGCGCT GTGGCGCCGACGGCTCCCTGGAGCTCAGCGTGGCCACGCTCCGCGACCACGGCGGCTTCACCTGCGTGGCCGCCAACGCCCGGGCGCAGGCGGCGG CTGTcgaggtggtggtggtgccgctgccggtgccgcGGGACGGGCGCgggacggggacggggacgGCGGCGCCGCGGCGGGGGCCCGGCCCCTCGGATATAGCCCAGGCGGGCGGCAATGACACCTGGGGGCCCCGGGGAGC GCAGCGGGTGGTGGCCGCCGAGGTGACGGCGTCCTCGGCGCGGATCCGGTGGCTGCCGCGCGCGCCACGTGCCGGCGTGCGCATGGTGCAGATCCAGTACAACAGCTCGGCCGACGACAGCCTGGTCTACAG gctgctgcccccCTCGAGCCGCACCTTCGTGCTGCGGGATTTGATCCCCGGCCGCCAGTACGAGCTGTGCGTGTCGGCGCTGCGCGTCCTCGGGGacccccccgccgccccccgcccgctcGGCTGCGTCTCCTTCGCCACGGCCGCGGCCCCCCCGGGCTGCTccgcgccgccccggccccATTTCCTGGGGGGCACCGTCATCATCGTCATCGGCGCCGCCATCGCCGCCTCCGTGCTCgtcttcatcctcatcctcacgGCGCGCTggaaggcggcggcg cggcggggcgcggcgccCCCGCCCACCCTCACCAGCGTCTGCTCGCAGACCAACGGCGGCCCCCGGCCCGCCGAGACCCCCGAGCtgcccgcgctgccgccgctgcccccggcggcgggcgggggtcccggG GGGGCGCGGGCGTTGTTCCCCAGCCACAGCTACCCCCGGCGGGCGCGGCCGCGGCGCCACgggtccctgcccaggctggacGGGCCCGAGGGGAgccccctgggaccccccctGCGCCCCTCCTTCGGCAGCACCCACTGGATGCTGGAGAGCACCGTCTGA